A single region of the Vicia villosa cultivar HV-30 ecotype Madison, WI linkage group LG4, Vvil1.0, whole genome shotgun sequence genome encodes:
- the LOC131600393 gene encoding ultraviolet-B receptor UVR8-like has protein sequence MEDVTSSGNSPFTVSAIAAGEAHTLLLTEDGRVYSWGRGTFGRLGLGSEQDQLFPAQIAFESKNSVRIVGIAAGAYHSLALADDGSVWCWGYNLYGQLGIINEEDSHNPKYTDGYYSVVPCLLNKFLELHPPDSSTLVLEEAEAKPPLKIISVKAGGMMSLSIDNLGALWMWGNCPNQSKDGIFSIVSNFTPTPVWDFHGHIVVKVACGNEHIIALVSVGESYNDEQDDLICYSWGNNNHGQLGLGDEENRPNPEMVKTFDQNSHWSIYEIACGAFHTALLTRRKKKPNDALELESVCWTFGLGDNGQLGHGTIQSTSIPEPVQELPQFVNLVSVDCGLFHTCVVSSDGDVWSWGMEKGLGLYPDARVVGEYSSDALSPLAVRNPCEDTFLEPVQVACGAAHTVIVAREGYKVWSLGRGRSGVLGNGKVMDCYTSTLVLWPPLVEDFSFKLEEPSSSREQEKGKKKTEGVTENI, from the exons ATGGAAGATGTGACCAGCTCCGGCAACTCACCTTTTACAGTATCTGCCATCGCTGCAGGGGAAGCACATACTCTCCTTCTCACTG AGGATGGGCGTGTATATTCATGGGGAAGAGGAACATTTGGAAGACTCGGTTTGGGTTCAGAACAAGACCAACTATTTCCAGCTCAAATCGCGTTTGAATCAAAAAACTCGGTTAGAATAGTTGGAATTGCTGCTGGTGCATATCATAGTCTAGCTCTTGCAG ATGATGGATCTGTTTGGTGCTGGGGTTACAATTTAT ATGGTCAACTTGGTATCATCAATGAAGAGGATTCCCACAATCCAAAATACACAGATGGATATTATTCTGTTGTTCCTTGCTTGTTGAACAAGTTTCTTGAGTTGCATCCCCCAGATTCTTCAACCTTAGTGTTAGAAGAAGCAGAAGCGAAACCACCACTAAAG ATAATTTCGGTCAAAGCAGGAGGAATGATGTCACTTTCTATTGACAATCTTGGAGCTCTATGGATGTGGGGAAACTGTCCTAATCAAAGCAAAGATGGTATATTCTCAATAGTAAGCAATTTCACTCCAACGCCGGTTTGGGATTTCCATGGTCACATAGTAGTAAAAGTTGCATGTGGAAATGAACACATTATAGCACTGGTTAGTGTTGGAGAATCATACAATGATGAACAAGATGATCTCATTTGTTACTCTTGGGGTAACAACAACCATGGTCAGTTAGGTTTGGGTGATGAAGAGAATAGACCAAATCCAGAAATGGTAAAAACATTTGATCAGAATTCTCATTGGTCAATTTATGAAATAGCATGTGGTGCTTTTCACACTGCTTTGTTAACTCGTAGGAAAAAAAAGCCGAATGACGCGTTAGAATTAGAAAGTGTGTGTTGGACATTTGGTCTTGGTGATAATGGACAACTTGGTCATGGAACAATACAAAGTACATCAATTCCTGAACCTGTTCAAGAATTGCCACAATTTGTGAACCTTGTTTCTGTTGACTGTGGTTTGTTTCATACTTGTGTTGTTTCGTCTGACGGGGATGTTTGGTCGTGGGGAATGGAGAAGGGGCTTGGACTATATCCGGATGCGCGAGTTGTTGGTGAATATTCAAGTGACGCTCTTTCCCCGCTTGCTGTAAGAAATCCTTGTGAGGACACATTTTTAGAACCGGTTCAAGTCGCCTGTGGCGCGGCTCATACTGTTATTGTTGCACGAGAGGGTTATAAGGTTTGGTCTTTGGGAAGAGGAAGAAGTGGAGTTCTTGGAAATGGTAAGGTAATGGATTGTTACACTTCTACCTTAGTGCTATGGCCTCCATTGGTGGAAGATTTTAGTTTCAAATTAGAGGAACCGTCGAGTTCGCGTGAGcaagaaaagggaaagaaaaagacTGAAGGAGTAACAGAAAACATATGA